The DNA sequence NNNNNNNNNNNNNNNNNNNNNNNNNNNNNNNNNNNNNNNNNNNNNNNNNNNNNNNNNNNNNNNNNNNNNNNNNNNNNNNNNNNNNNNNNNNNNNNNNNNNNNNNNNNNNNNNNNNNNNNNNNNNNNNNNNNNNNNNNNNNNNNNNNNNNNNNNNNNNNNNNNNNNNNNNNNNNNNNNNNNNNNNNNNNNNNNNNNNNNNNNNNNNNNNNNNNNNNNNNNNNNNNNNNNNNNNNNNNNNNNNNNNNNNNNNNNNNNNNNNNNNNNNNNNNNNNNNNNNNNNNNNNNNNNNNNNNNNNNNNNNNNNNNNNNNNNNNNNNNNNNNNNNNNNNNNNNNNNNNNNNNNNNNNNNNNNNNNNNNNNNNNNNNNNNNNNNNNNNNNNNNNNNNNNNNNNNNNNNNNNNNNNNNNNNNNNNNNNNNNNNNNNNNNNNNNNNNNNNNNNNNNNNNNNNNNNNNNNNNNNNNNNNNNNNNNNNNNNNNNNNNNNNNNNNNNNNNNNNNNNNNNNNNNNNNNNNNNNNNNNNNNNNNNNNNNNNNNNNNNNNNNNNNNNNNNNNNNNNNNNNNNNNNNNNNNNNNNNNNNNNNNNNNNNNNNNNNNNNNNNNNNNNNNNNNNNNNNNNNNNNNNNNNNNNNNNNNNNNNNNNNNNNNNNNNNNNNNNNNNNNNNNNNNNNNNNNNNNNNNNNNNNNNNNNNNNNNNNNNNNNNNNNNNNNNNNNNNNNNNNNNNNNNNNNNNNNNNNNNNNNNNNNNNNNNNNNNNNNNNNNNNNNNNNNNNNNNNNNNNNNNNNNNNNNNNNNNNNNNNNNNNNNNNNNNNNNNNNNNNNNNNNNNNNNNNNNNNNNNNNNNNNNNNNNNNNNNNNNNNNNNNNNNNNNNNNNNNNNNNNNNNNNNNNNNNNNNNNNNNNNNNNNNNNNNNNNNNNNNNNNNNNNNNNNNNNNNNNNNNNNNNNNNNNNNNNNNNNNNNNNNNNNNNNNNNNNNNNNNNNNNNNNNNNNNNNNNNNNNNNNNNNNNNNNNNNNNNNNNNNNNNNNNNNNNNNNNNNNNNNNNNNNNNNNNNNNNNNNNNNNNNNNNNNNNNNNNNNNNNNNNNNNGGTAAGGTGAGACACACCGGCAGCAGCGCACCGTCTCCCCGGCCTGGAACGCGCCGAGGCACACGGAGCACGTCGTCGCcgcctcgtcgccgccgcccgTCACGTTGTGCCTCACCGCCCGGTTGTACGTGAACGACGGGAGGCCCGCCGTAGGGCTTGCGCGGCGTGTGGGGCCATCGCCGTCGTCAACAAGGTCGTCGCTCCGGTGGCGGCGCAGCCAATGTTCGTCGTTGTCCCAGTACTGTGGTTGTGGTGGCGCCTGCGGTCGCGCGGCGAGGGCTGCGGCAGCCGCGGCATTGGCGCGGCTGTTGCGGTACCCTTGGCAGAGGCTGCACACGAAGGAGAGCACGAGAAGGAAGGCACCGACAGAGATGACGACGCCTGCGATGACCCCGCCGGGGGACGTCGCGTTGTTGTCTCTGGGCGCCGGCGAAAACTGCCCATGCCTCGTCGGGGGCGGTGGCGGAGACCACAgagagcgcggcggcggcggcggaggaatgAAGGGGAAGCCCGGTGGCAAGTAGACAGCCATGGGTGAAACTTGAAATCAGCTGCGCTGATCCATTGTTAGCAGCTGTTGCCCAGTTGTTGCATGGGTTTTATACTGCAAGCAGGAATTTTGAACAATCCGTGTTGAACGAAACAAATGCGCAGCAACCTGGAAGGCATAAAACCAATACTAATTCCATTATATGCTTCCAGTCTAGAGAGATGCACCAATTCGGAGCTTGAGGTCAAATGGTTAATTGCTGAATCATTGCCAAATGCGCGCCTAGGAGTGCAAAACGATCGACGCACCATATTGGCGCGGTTTTGATTTGTTTAAGTGTGACAGCAACTGGGCCGCCGGCTACGGTACTCTTACGTTTTCAGGGGATCGTTTGAACGTCAAGTTTGTCAATCAAGGTTTGGAGGTTAGTCACATAGAGACAAAAAGAAACATTTGCAGCGAGTGGTGACATTCGATAGTGGGATAGTGGCACTACTGCACAAGCCTTTAGTCACTTGTCCAAAACGAACAATAATCTCGGCCCAATCAATGTTCGGGACAAAAACATCTTTAGTCtcggttggtgagaccaaccgggactaaaagtcccctgTCCAACGC is a window from the Sorghum bicolor cultivar BTx623 unplaced genomic scaffold, Sorghum_bicolor_NCBIv3 super_400, whole genome shotgun sequence genome containing:
- the LOC8155342 gene encoding proline-rich receptor-like protein kinase PERK1, with protein sequence MAVYLPPGFPFIPPPPPPRSLWSPPPPPTRHGQFSPAPRDNNATSPGGVIAGVVISVGAFLLVLSFVCSLCQGYRNSRANAAAAAALAARPQAPPQPQYWDNDEHWLRRHRSDDLVDDGDGPTRRASPTAGLPSFTYNRAVRHNVTGGGDEAATTCSVCLGAFQAGETDS